In Mytilus edulis chromosome 13, xbMytEdul2.2, whole genome shotgun sequence, a single window of DNA contains:
- the LOC139500406 gene encoding uncharacterized protein, producing the protein MAAGEGGVLTALTIFTIFNRLLASPTEPVNTNIKYNIEDLGFYAARSIQTYLHRELLIDLLHPRVQIKQARHTCYKNKELTTNCKYTTSICIRLLLLSGDISLNPGPVKFPCGTCEKGVRKNQRAIQCDDCNVWFHLKCIDLSLNEYELLGSTTDSWFCKICYLPDFSDSYFIDFNEESNAPNDSLSSNSTSGVNKLLFQDLRETRRLHPKNFIAAYININSLRYKFDEVKELLTDNIVDLLMIAESKLDSTFQDNLFQVESYKLQWRDRNQYGGGLLTLIKSDFPSSRKQCFESDILENICYEIYINDAKWLIMGAYKPPSMKNDDFIENFTKSLDKCFVSYDNIIIFGDLNFDMLSAEKSQTLHDMCDIFNLSQLVKGPTCFKKGCNPSLVDVIITNKKKLCFKTINSPNGVSDSQYYFNSCERKFTCTKTQGLADKIGADVVYDPSNHPSIKEILDNRKYNFDFEFKKVSNENVEIFLNRINIKKATGADGIPAKIVKNCKSYIAPQLTTLVNLSIDNNCFPDKLKEAQVTPLHKKSDPLLKTNYRPVSVLPIFSKIFEKIYEIQLTDYFDKIFNPFLCVFRRGHGCQTTLLRVLEDWREALDKNQYIAAVLMDLSKAFDCLPHNIMLDKLSAYGLTPNAVALLKSYLSNRKQQIKVNNVLSGWADIHKGVPQGIIGDWKNWFIVAQNEQMEAIYNKEMKDVDVKFIYE; encoded by the exons ATGGCGGCAGGTGAAGGCGGTGTTTTAACAGCTCTCACAATATTTACCATTTTCAACCGTCTACTGGCATCACCAACTGAGCCAGTAAACACCAACATTAAATATAATATAGAAGATCTGGGTTTTTATGCAGCAAGGTCGATTCAAACATACCTTCATAGAGAACTTTTAATAGATCTACTGCACCCCAGAGTACAAATCAAACAGGCCCGTCATACGTGttacaaaaataaagaactgacTACGAACTGTAAATATACAACGTCTATTTGTATAAGATTACTCTTACTATCAGGAGATATTTCTTTAAATCCGGGGCCAGTAAAATTTCCATGTGGGACATGCGAGAAGGGAGTCAGAAAGAACCAACGGGCAATCCAGTGCGATGATTGTAACGTGTGGTTCCATCTAAAATGTATAGACCTATCCCTAAACGAATATGAACTACTTGGAAGTACAACTGACAGCTGGTTCTGTAAAATATGTTATCTACCCGATTTTAGCGattcttattttattgattttaacgAGGAATCAAACGCACCAAATGACAGTCTATCGTCTAACTCTACTTCCGGTGTAAACAAACTTTTATTTCAAGACTTGAGAGAGACCAGACGTCTGCATCCAAAGAACTTTATTGCGGCATATATTAATATAAACAGTCTCAGATACAAATTTGATGAGGTAAAAGAACTACTCACAGATAATATAGTTGACTTACTGATGATTGCCGAATCAAAATTGGACAGTACCTTTCAAGACAACCTATTTCAAGTTGAAAGTTATAAATTACAATGGCGTGACAGAAATCAGTACGGCGGTGGCTTACTTACCCTGATTAAATCAGACTTTCCATCAAGTAGAAAACAATGTTTCGAATCTGATAtacttgaaaatatttgctatgaaatttatataaatgatgcCAAATGGCTTATTATGGGAGCATACAAGCCTCCATCCATGAAAAATGatgattttattgaaaattttacaaaatcactagATAAATGTTTTGTGTCATAtgacaatattattatttttggtgACCTAAATTTTGACATGTTGTCTGCTGAAAAATCTCAGACTCTACATGATATGTGTGATATTTTCAACTTGTCCCAACTGGTTAAAGGCCcaacatgttttaaaaagggTTGTAATCCATCCCTTGTAGATGtcattattacaaataaaaaaaaattgtgttttaaaacaataaatagtcCAAATGGTGTTAGTGACTCACAATATTATTTCAACAGTTGTGAAAGGAAATTTACCTGCACAAAAACGCAGGGAT TAGCAGACAAAATTGGAGCAGATGTTGTATATGACCCCTCAAATCACCCGAGTATAAAAGAAATTTTGGATAACAGAAagtataattttgattttgaatttaaaaaagtatCAAATGAAAATGTCGAAATTTTTTTGAATAGAATAAACATAAAGAAAGCTACAGGAGCTGATGGTATTCCAGCAAAAATAGTCAAAAATTGTAAATCATATATTGCACCACAGCTGACAACtcttgtaaatttgtcaattgatAATAATTGTTTCCCAGATAAACTTAAAGAAGCCCAAGTAACCCCCCTTCATAAAAAGAGTGAcccattattaaaaacaaattatagaccAGTTAGTGTCTTACCCATATTTtctaaaatctttgaaaaaatatatgaaattcaattaactgattattttgataaaatatttaatccATTTTTGTGTGTATTTAGACGTGGACATGGCTGTCAGACCACACTTCTCAGAGTGTTAGAAGACTGGCGTGAAGCTCTTGATAAAAACCAGTACATTGCAGCAGTACTAATGGATCTTTCTAAGGCTTTTGACTGCCTGCCTCACAATATTATGCTAGATAAATTATCAGCATATGGTTTAACCCCCAATGCAGTTGCTCTTTTAAAGTCCTATTTATCAAATCGTAAACAGCAAATTAAAGTCAACAATGTTCTGAGTGGTTGGGCTGACATCCATAAAGGCGTACCACAGG GTATAATTGGTGATTGGAAGAATTGGTTTATTGTAGCACAGAACGAACAAATGGAAGCCATTTACAACAAAGAAATGAAAGATGTAGACGTGAAATTTATATAtgaatag